One genomic segment of Pseudomonas chlororaphis subsp. aurantiaca includes these proteins:
- the mltF gene encoding membrane-bound lytic murein transglycosylase MltF: MFSPMALRPRCARWLIATGLFLMLSACVEKPSTLERVKEDGVLRVVTRNSPATYFQDRNGETGFEYELVKRFADDLGVTLKIETADNLDDLFDQLGKPNGPVLAAAGLVSSEKRKQQVRFSHTYLEVTPQIIYRNGQSRPTDAGDLVGKKIMVLKGSTHAEQLAELKLKYPGIQYEESDEVEVVDLLRMVDEGQIDLTLVDSNEVAMNQVYFANIRVAFDLGDARNQSWAVAAGEDNSLLNEINDFLDKVQKNGTLQRLKDRYYGHVDVLGYVGAYTFAQHLQQRLPKYEKHFKASAKEEKVDWRLLAAIGYQESLWQPSVTSKTGVRGLMMLTQNTAQAMGVSNRLDAKQSIQGGAKYLAYMKDQLDDKIEEPDRTWFALAAYNVGSGHLDDARKLAQKEGLNPNKWLDVKKMLPRLSQKQWYSKTRYGYARGGEPVHFVANIRRYYDILTWVTQPQLEGDQVAEGNLHVPGVDKTKPTQETPPL, translated from the coding sequence ATGTTTTCCCCAATGGCTTTACGTCCGCGCTGTGCCCGATGGCTCATCGCAACCGGACTCTTCCTGATGCTCAGTGCCTGCGTTGAGAAACCCAGCACACTGGAGCGAGTAAAGGAGGATGGCGTGCTGCGGGTGGTCACCCGTAACAGCCCGGCCACCTACTTTCAGGATCGCAATGGTGAAACCGGCTTCGAATACGAGCTGGTGAAACGCTTCGCCGACGATCTGGGGGTAACGCTGAAGATCGAAACCGCGGACAACCTCGACGACCTCTTCGACCAGCTGGGTAAGCCTAACGGTCCGGTGTTGGCTGCTGCCGGTCTGGTCAGCAGCGAGAAACGCAAGCAGCAAGTCAGGTTTTCCCACACCTATCTTGAAGTCACCCCGCAGATCATCTACCGCAACGGCCAGTCCCGCCCCACCGATGCGGGCGACCTGGTCGGCAAGAAGATCATGGTGCTCAAGGGCAGCACCCACGCCGAGCAACTGGCCGAACTCAAGCTGAAATACCCCGGCATTCAATATGAAGAGTCCGACGAGGTCGAAGTGGTCGACCTGCTGCGCATGGTCGACGAAGGGCAGATCGACCTGACCCTGGTGGACTCCAACGAAGTGGCGATGAACCAGGTGTATTTCGCCAACATCCGCGTGGCCTTCGACCTTGGCGATGCCCGCAACCAGAGTTGGGCCGTGGCCGCCGGCGAAGACAACAGCCTGCTCAACGAAATCAACGACTTCCTCGACAAGGTGCAGAAGAACGGCACCCTGCAACGCCTGAAAGACCGTTATTACGGGCACGTGGATGTCCTGGGTTATGTCGGTGCCTACACCTTTGCCCAGCACCTGCAGCAGCGCCTGCCCAAATACGAGAAGCACTTCAAGGCCTCGGCCAAGGAAGAAAAGGTCGATTGGCGCCTGCTGGCGGCCATCGGCTACCAGGAATCCCTGTGGCAACCGAGCGTCACCTCCAAGACCGGCGTGCGCGGCCTGATGATGCTGACCCAGAACACCGCCCAGGCCATGGGCGTGTCCAACCGCCTGGACGCCAAGCAAAGCATCCAGGGCGGCGCCAAGTACCTGGCGTATATGAAGGATCAACTGGACGACAAGATCGAAGAGCCGGACCGCACCTGGTTCGCCCTCGCCGCCTACAACGTCGGCAGCGGCCACCTGGACGACGCCCGCAAGCTGGCACAAAAGGAAGGGCTGAACCCGAACAAGTGGCTGGACGTGAAGAAGATGCTGCCGCGCCTCTCACAGAAGCAGTGGTACAGCAAGACCCGCTATGGCTACGCCCGGGGCGGCGAGCCAGTGCATTTCGTCGCCAACATCCGTCGTTACTACGACATCCTGACCTGGGTCACGCAGCCGCAGCTGGAAGGCGACCAGGTGGCCGAAGGCAATCTGCATGTGCCGGGCGTGGACAAGACCAAGCCGACCCAGGAAACCCCGCCGCTTTAA
- the purL gene encoding phosphoribosylformylglycinamidine synthase produces the protein MLILRGAPALSAFRHSKLLEQLSQKVPAVSGLYAEFAHFAEVTGVLTGDEQQVLARLLKYGPSVPVQEPTGRLFLVLPRFGTISPWSSKASDIARNCGLGKIQRLERGIAFYVAGEFSDAQAQLIADTLHDRMTQIVLGNLEQAAGLFSHATPKPLTAIDILGGGRAALEQANTELGLALAEDEIDYLVNAFQGLKRNPHDIELMMFAQANSEHCRHKIFNASWDIDGQSQEKSLFGMIKNTYQMHNEGVLSAYKDNAAVIVGSVAGRFYPNPDTRQYGAVQEPVHILMKVETHNHPTAIAPFPGASTGSGGEIRDEGATGRGAKPKAGLTGFTVSNLQIPGFEQPWEKPYGKPERIVDALDIMIEGPLGGAAFNNEFGRPALTGYFRTFEQSINTPRGEEVRGYHKPIMLAGGMGNIRAEHVQKGEITVGSKLIVLGGPAMLIGLGGGAASSMATGTSSADLDFASVQRENPEMERRCQEVIDRCWQLGDKNPISFIHDVGAGGLSNAFPELVNDGGRGGRFELRNIPNDEPGMAPHEIWSNESQERYVLAVGAADFERFQAICERERCPFAVVGEATAEPQLTVTDSHFGNSPVDMPLEVLLGKAPRMHRSAVRETELGDDFDPANLDIAESIERVLHHPAVASKSFLITIGDRTITGLVARDQMVGPWQVPVADVAVTATSFDVYTGEAMAMGERTPLALLDAPASGRMAIGETLTNIAASRIEKISDIKLSANWMSAAGHPGEDARLYDTVKAVGMELCPELGITIPVGKDSMSMATRWNDKGVDKSVTSPLSLIVTGFAPVADIRQTLTPQLRMDKGTTDLILIDLGRGQNRMGASILAQVHGKLGKQAPDVDDAEDLKAFFAVIQGLNADGHLLAYHDRSDGGLLTSVVEMAFAGHCGLNLNLDALAETSADIAAILFNEELGAVIQVRQDATPSVLAQFSAAGLGDCVAVIGQPVNNGHINISFNGESVFAGERRLLQRQWAETSYQIQRLRDNADCAEQEFDVLLEEDNPGLSVKLSFDVNQDIAAPYIKKGVRPQVAVLREQGVNGQVEMAAAFDRAGFNAIDVHMSDILAGRVDLNEFKGMVACGGFSYGDVLGAGEGWAKSALFNSRARDAFQGFFERNDTFTLGVCNGCQMMSNLHELIPGSEFWPHFVRNRSEQFEARVAMVQVQESNSIFLQGMAGSRMPIAIAHGEGHAEFESAEALLEADLSGCVALRFVDNHGKVTESYPANPNGSPRGITGLTSRDGRVTIMMPHPERVFRAVQNSWRPEEWNEDAAWMRMFRNARVWVN, from the coding sequence ATGTTGATCCTGCGCGGCGCTCCTGCCCTTTCTGCCTTTCGCCACAGCAAACTCCTTGAGCAACTGAGCCAGAAGGTTCCAGCTGTCAGTGGCCTGTATGCTGAATTCGCTCACTTCGCCGAAGTTACCGGCGTCCTGACCGGCGACGAACAGCAGGTGCTTGCGCGCCTTCTGAAGTACGGCCCAAGCGTACCGGTGCAAGAACCTACCGGTCGTCTGTTCCTGGTGCTGCCGCGTTTCGGCACCATCTCGCCATGGTCGAGCAAGGCCAGCGATATTGCCCGCAACTGTGGCCTGGGCAAGATCCAGCGCCTGGAACGCGGCATTGCCTTCTACGTGGCCGGCGAATTCAGCGACGCGCAAGCGCAGTTGATCGCCGACACCCTGCACGACCGCATGACCCAGATCGTGCTGGGCAACCTGGAACAGGCTGCCGGCCTGTTCAGCCATGCCACGCCGAAGCCGCTGACCGCCATCGACATCCTCGGTGGTGGCCGCGCCGCGCTGGAGCAGGCCAACACCGAGCTGGGCCTGGCCCTGGCCGAAGACGAAATCGATTACCTGGTCAACGCCTTCCAAGGGCTCAAGCGCAACCCGCATGACATCGAACTGATGATGTTCGCCCAGGCCAACTCCGAGCACTGCCGCCACAAGATCTTCAACGCCAGTTGGGATATCGACGGCCAGAGCCAGGAAAAAAGCCTGTTCGGCATGATCAAGAACACCTATCAGATGCACAACGAAGGTGTGTTGTCGGCCTATAAGGACAACGCGGCGGTCATCGTCGGTTCCGTTGCCGGGCGCTTCTACCCGAATCCCGATACCCGCCAGTACGGCGCGGTGCAGGAGCCGGTGCACATCCTGATGAAGGTCGAGACCCACAACCACCCGACCGCCATCGCGCCATTCCCTGGGGCCTCCACCGGTTCCGGCGGCGAGATCCGCGACGAAGGCGCGACCGGTCGCGGCGCCAAACCGAAAGCCGGCCTGACCGGCTTCACCGTGTCCAACCTGCAGATCCCGGGCTTCGAACAGCCATGGGAAAAACCCTACGGCAAGCCTGAGCGCATCGTCGACGCCCTGGACATCATGATCGAAGGCCCGCTGGGCGGCGCGGCGTTCAACAACGAATTCGGCCGTCCGGCCCTGACCGGCTACTTCCGTACCTTCGAACAGTCCATCAACACCCCGCGCGGTGAAGAAGTTCGTGGTTACCACAAGCCGATCATGCTGGCGGGCGGCATGGGCAACATCCGCGCCGAACACGTACAGAAAGGCGAGATCACCGTCGGCTCCAAGCTGATCGTCCTCGGCGGCCCGGCGATGCTCATCGGCCTGGGCGGCGGCGCCGCTTCCTCCATGGCCACCGGCACCAGCTCGGCCGACCTGGATTTCGCCTCGGTACAGCGTGAAAACCCGGAAATGGAACGCCGTTGCCAGGAAGTCATCGACCGTTGCTGGCAACTGGGCGACAAGAACCCGATCAGCTTCATCCACGACGTCGGCGCGGGCGGCCTGTCCAACGCCTTCCCGGAGCTGGTCAACGATGGCGGCCGTGGCGGTCGCTTCGAACTGCGCAACATTCCGAACGACGAGCCGGGCATGGCCCCGCACGAAATCTGGTCCAACGAATCCCAGGAGCGTTACGTCCTGGCCGTCGGCGCCGCTGACTTCGAACGTTTCCAGGCCATCTGCGAGCGTGAGCGTTGCCCGTTCGCGGTAGTCGGCGAAGCCACTGCCGAGCCGCAACTGACCGTGACTGACAGCCACTTCGGCAACAGCCCGGTGGACATGCCGCTGGAAGTGTTGCTGGGCAAGGCCCCGCGCATGCACCGTTCGGCCGTTCGCGAGACTGAACTGGGCGACGATTTCGACCCGGCCAACCTGGACATCGCCGAAAGCATCGAGCGCGTCCTGCATCACCCGGCCGTGGCCAGCAAGAGCTTCCTGATCACCATCGGCGACCGTACCATCACCGGCCTGGTGGCCCGTGACCAGATGGTCGGCCCGTGGCAGGTTCCGGTGGCCGACGTTGCCGTCACCGCCACCAGTTTCGACGTCTACACCGGCGAAGCCATGGCCATGGGCGAGCGCACTCCGCTGGCGCTGCTGGACGCTCCGGCGTCGGGCCGCATGGCCATCGGCGAAACCCTGACCAACATCGCGGCTTCGCGTATCGAGAAGATCTCCGACATCAAGCTGTCGGCCAACTGGATGTCCGCTGCCGGTCACCCAGGCGAAGACGCTCGTCTGTACGACACCGTCAAGGCGGTCGGCATGGAACTGTGCCCTGAGCTGGGCATTACCATCCCGGTGGGCAAGGACTCCATGTCCATGGCCACTCGCTGGAACGACAAGGGCGTCGACAAGAGCGTGACCTCGCCGCTGTCGCTGATCGTGACCGGTTTCGCGCCTGTGGCCGACATCCGCCAGACCCTGACCCCGCAACTGCGCATGGACAAGGGCACCACCGACCTGATCCTGATCGACCTCGGTCGCGGCCAGAACCGCATGGGCGCCTCGATCCTCGCCCAGGTGCACGGCAAGCTCGGCAAGCAGGCTCCGGACGTCGATGACGCCGAAGACCTGAAGGCCTTCTTCGCGGTGATCCAGGGCCTCAACGCCGACGGTCACCTGCTGGCTTACCACGACCGTTCCGACGGTGGTCTGCTGACCAGCGTGGTGGAAATGGCCTTCGCCGGCCACTGCGGCCTGAACCTGAACCTCGACGCCCTGGCCGAGACCTCGGCCGATATCGCCGCCATCCTGTTCAATGAAGAACTGGGTGCGGTGATCCAGGTTCGCCAGGACGCGACCCCGAGCGTGCTGGCGCAATTCAGCGCCGCCGGCCTGGGCGACTGCGTGGCGGTGATCGGCCAGCCGGTCAACAACGGCCATATCAACATCAGCTTCAACGGCGAAAGCGTCTTCGCCGGCGAGCGTCGCCTGTTGCAGCGCCAGTGGGCTGAAACCAGCTACCAGATCCAGCGCTTGCGCGACAACGCCGACTGCGCCGAGCAGGAATTCGACGTCCTGCTGGAAGAAGACAACCCGGGCCTGAGCGTCAAGCTGAGCTTCGACGTCAACCAGGACATCGCCGCGCCTTACATCAAGAAAGGCGTGCGTCCTCAGGTTGCCGTGCTGCGCGAGCAGGGCGTCAACGGCCAGGTGGAAATGGCCGCGGCGTTCGACCGCGCCGGCTTCAACGCGATCGACGTGCACATGAGCGACATCCTCGCCGGTCGCGTCGACCTCAACGAGTTCAAGGGCATGGTTGCCTGCGGCGGCTTCTCCTACGGCGACGTACTCGGCGCCGGCGAGGGCTGGGCCAAGTCGGCACTGTTCAACAGTCGTGCCCGCGACGCCTTCCAGGGCTTCTTCGAGCGCAACGACACCTTCACCCTCGGCGTGTGCAACGGTTGCCAGATGATGTCCAACCTGCACGAGCTGATCCCGGGCAGCGAGTTCTGGCCGCACTTCGTGCGTAACCGTTCCGAGCAGTTCGAGGCCCGTGTGGCGATGGTCCAGGTCCAGGAGTCGAACTCGATCTTCCTGCAGGGCATGGCCGGTTCGCGGATGCCGATCGCCATCGCCCACGGCGAAGGCCATGCGGAATTCGAAAGCGCAGAAGCCCTGCTCGAAGCCGACCTGTCCGGTTGCGTGGCCCTGCGCTTCGTCGACAACCACGGCAAGGTCACCGAAAGCTACCCGGCCAACCCGAACGGCTCGCCTCGCGGGATCACCGGCCTGACCAGCCGCGACGGTCGCGTCACCATCATGATGCCGCACCCTGAGCGGGTATTCCGTGCCGTGCAGAACTCCTGGCGTCCGGAAGAGTGGAACGAAGATGCGGCGTGGATGCGCATGTTCCGTAACGCTCGCGTGTGGGTGAACTAA
- a CDS encoding Nif3-like dinuclear metal center hexameric protein, giving the protein MYKLSFFVPPSHVEVVKNAVFAAGGGRIGAYDQCAWQVLGQGQFRPLDGSQPFLGQTGQVEQVQEWKVELVVADELIRSVVMALKQSHPYETPAYEVWRLEDF; this is encoded by the coding sequence GTGTACAAGCTCAGCTTTTTCGTCCCGCCCAGCCACGTGGAAGTGGTCAAGAACGCCGTATTCGCCGCCGGTGGCGGACGGATCGGCGCTTACGACCAGTGTGCATGGCAGGTGCTGGGCCAGGGCCAGTTTCGCCCGTTGGACGGCAGCCAGCCGTTTCTCGGGCAGACCGGCCAGGTCGAGCAGGTGCAGGAATGGAAAGTCGAGCTTGTGGTGGCCGACGAGTTGATCCGTAGCGTGGTGATGGCCCTCAAGCAGAGCCATCCCTACGAGACACCGGCTTATGAAGTCTGGCGTCTGGAAGACTTCTAA
- the nagE gene encoding N-acetylglucosamine-specific PTS transporter subunit IIBC, with amino-acid sequence MYQLFIEGLQRLGRALMLPIAILPIAGLLLRLGDTDLLNIAIIHDAGQTIFANLALIFAIGIAVGFAKDNNGTAGLAGAIGYLVMVATLKVLDTSINMGMLAGIISGLLGGALYNRFKDIKLPEYLAFFGGRRFVPIVTGFSAVGLGVVFGLIWPPIQHGINSFGALLLDSGSFGAFVFGVFNRLLIVTGLHHILNNMAWFVFGNFTDPTTGALVTGDISRYFAGDPKGGQFMTGMFPMMIFGLPAACLAMYRNALPERRKVMGGILLSMALTSALTGVTEPVEFAFMFLAPFLYLVHALLTGLAMGLTNFLNIHLGFTFSGGAIDMALGWGKSTNGWLIFPVGLLYAVIYYTVFDFCIKRFNLKTPGREDTPSAEKTTMTNNQRAGAYIRALGGADNLMTVGACTTRLRLELADRTKASDSELKALGAMAVVRPGKGGSLQVVVGPLADSIADEIRLAMPGAGKPLEQPGPAAAAFEAPPTVSIAPQEAVKWLDAFGGSDNVLQLDCVAMTRLRVQLGDNKALSEYHLKSLGCQGSSQLDNGVWHLLIGEKAASLSQALDILINRSEVSAKV; translated from the coding sequence ATGTACCAATTATTCATCGAAGGCCTGCAGCGCCTGGGCCGGGCCCTGATGCTGCCGATCGCGATCCTGCCGATCGCCGGCCTGCTGCTGCGCCTGGGCGACACCGACCTGCTGAACATCGCGATCATCCACGATGCCGGCCAGACCATCTTCGCCAACCTGGCGCTGATCTTCGCCATCGGTATCGCCGTGGGCTTCGCCAAGGACAACAACGGCACCGCCGGCCTGGCCGGCGCCATCGGTTACCTGGTGATGGTGGCGACCCTCAAGGTGCTCGACACCAGCATCAACATGGGCATGCTCGCCGGGATCATCAGCGGCCTGCTGGGCGGCGCCCTGTACAACCGCTTCAAGGACATCAAGCTGCCGGAATACCTGGCGTTCTTTGGCGGGCGGCGCTTCGTGCCGATCGTCACCGGTTTCAGCGCCGTCGGCCTGGGGGTGGTGTTCGGCCTGATCTGGCCGCCGATCCAGCACGGCATCAACAGCTTCGGCGCCCTGCTGCTGGACAGCGGCAGCTTCGGCGCCTTCGTGTTCGGTGTGTTCAACCGCTTGCTGATCGTCACCGGCCTGCACCACATCCTCAACAACATGGCCTGGTTCGTCTTCGGCAACTTCACCGATCCGACCACCGGCGCCCTGGTCACCGGGGATATCTCGCGCTACTTCGCCGGCGATCCCAAGGGCGGCCAGTTCATGACCGGCATGTTCCCGATGATGATCTTCGGCCTGCCCGCCGCCTGCCTGGCGATGTATCGCAACGCCTTGCCGGAGCGGCGCAAGGTGATGGGCGGGATCCTGCTGTCGATGGCCCTGACCTCGGCCCTCACCGGGGTGACCGAGCCGGTGGAATTCGCCTTCATGTTCCTCGCCCCCTTCCTCTACCTGGTGCACGCCCTGCTGACCGGCCTCGCCATGGGCCTGACCAACTTCCTCAATATTCACCTGGGCTTCACCTTCTCCGGTGGCGCCATCGACATGGCGCTGGGCTGGGGCAAGTCCACCAACGGCTGGCTGATATTCCCCGTGGGCCTGCTCTATGCGGTGATCTACTACACGGTCTTCGACTTCTGCATCAAACGCTTCAACCTGAAAACCCCGGGCCGCGAAGACACCCCTAGCGCCGAAAAAACCACCATGACCAACAATCAGCGCGCCGGCGCCTATATCCGGGCCCTGGGCGGCGCGGACAACCTGATGACCGTCGGCGCCTGCACCACCCGCCTGCGCCTGGAACTGGCCGACCGCACCAAGGCGTCGGACAGCGAGCTCAAGGCCCTTGGCGCCATGGCCGTGGTGCGCCCCGGCAAGGGCGGCAGCCTGCAAGTGGTGGTCGGCCCGCTGGCCGACAGCATCGCCGATGAAATTCGCCTGGCCATGCCCGGCGCCGGCAAGCCACTGGAGCAGCCAGGCCCCGCCGCCGCGGCCTTCGAAGCCCCGCCAACGGTGAGCATCGCGCCCCAGGAAGCCGTGAAATGGCTGGATGCCTTCGGCGGTAGCGACAATGTGTTGCAACTGGACTGCGTGGCCATGACCCGCCTGCGGGTGCAACTGGGTGACAACAAGGCGCTGTCGGAATATCACTTGAAGAGCCTCGGCTGCCAGGGCTCGAGCCAGCTCGACAATGGCGTCTGGCACCTGCTGATCGGCGAAAAGGCCGCAAGCCTGAGCCAGGCGCTGGATATCCTGATCAACCGCAGCGAGGTCAGCGCCAAGGTCTGA
- the ptsP gene encoding phosphoenolpyruvate--protein phosphotransferase — MHNNNKDLTLGAPLSGPVLTLARVPDLVFSSGAMGDGIAIDPLNNTLHAPCAGVVVHAARTGHAVTLRADNGAELLLHLGLDTVQLQGEGFSMLVQEGARVSSGQALLRFDLDQVARNSKSLISLMILTNGEHFQTLPITLKSVKVGEPLLHIVPRAANAVQAEAGDTSTDEVEGHTRVNHRGGLHARPAALIRQTAQGFSSKAQLHFNGKSASCDSLVSLMGLGVGEQDEVRVSCQGKDCKAALLALLDALATPLAEDAHAAAPAVKAVAPQRPAEAGVIQGVCAAPGLVCGPLFHLTAMTLPEDNGGHPPQEQLQALGQALEKVRSDIRGTLDHARQRKDNQEEAIFAAHLALLEDPALLDAARQSIAQGRAATHAWSDAIGEQCEILLQLGNALLAERANDLRDLQQRVLRALLGEAWHYQLPAGAIVAAHELTPSDLLQLSEQGAVGLCMAAGGATSHVAILARGKGLPCLVALGSELLDVPQGQQVVLNADQGRLELTPDSARIEQVRQSHLLRQQRREQQQQQAQLPAMTLDGQAIEVAANVASSQEAENAHANGADGVGLLRTEFLFVDRHTAPDEQEQRQAYQAVLDAMGDKSVIIRTIDVGGDKQLDYLPLPVETNPVLGLRGIRLAQARPELLDQQLRALLQVSPLRRCRILLPMVSELDELLHIRERIDCLCAELGIGQRPELGVMIEVPAAALLAEQLAEYADFLSIGTNDLSQYTLAMDRDHAGLAARVDALHPALLRLIAQTCAGAARHGRWVGVCGALASDPLATPVLVGLGVSELSVSPPQVGEIKERVRQLDAAECRCLSHDLLNLSSASAVRHACHQHWPLS, encoded by the coding sequence ATGCACAACAACAATAAAGACCTGACGCTCGGCGCTCCCTTGAGCGGCCCGGTGCTCACCCTCGCCAGGGTCCCCGACCTGGTGTTTTCCAGCGGCGCCATGGGCGACGGGATCGCCATCGACCCGCTGAACAACACCCTGCACGCCCCGTGCGCCGGCGTGGTGGTGCATGCCGCCCGCACCGGCCACGCGGTGACCCTGCGTGCCGACAATGGCGCGGAGCTGCTGCTGCACCTGGGCCTGGACACCGTCCAGCTACAAGGCGAGGGTTTCTCCATGCTGGTGCAGGAAGGCGCCCGGGTCAGCAGCGGCCAGGCCCTGCTGCGCTTCGACCTCGACCAGGTCGCGCGGAACAGCAAAAGCCTGATCAGCCTGATGATCCTGACCAACGGCGAACACTTCCAGACCCTGCCCATCACCCTGAAATCGGTGAAAGTCGGCGAACCGTTGCTGCACATCGTTCCGCGGGCGGCCAATGCGGTCCAGGCGGAAGCTGGCGACACCTCGACCGACGAGGTCGAAGGCCACACCCGGGTCAATCATCGCGGCGGCCTGCATGCCCGGCCGGCCGCGCTGATCCGCCAGACCGCCCAGGGTTTCAGCAGCAAGGCGCAACTGCACTTCAACGGCAAGTCGGCGTCCTGTGACAGCCTGGTCAGCCTGATGGGGCTGGGAGTCGGCGAGCAGGATGAGGTGCGGGTCAGCTGCCAGGGCAAGGATTGCAAGGCCGCCCTGCTGGCGCTGCTGGACGCCCTCGCCACACCGCTGGCCGAAGACGCCCACGCCGCGGCGCCGGCGGTGAAGGCCGTCGCGCCCCAGCGCCCCGCCGAAGCCGGGGTGATCCAGGGTGTCTGCGCCGCCCCCGGGCTGGTCTGCGGGCCGCTGTTTCACCTGACCGCCATGACCCTGCCCGAAGACAACGGCGGTCACCCGCCCCAGGAACAACTGCAGGCGCTGGGCCAGGCCCTGGAAAAGGTTCGCAGTGACATTCGCGGCACCCTGGACCACGCCCGGCAGCGCAAGGACAACCAGGAAGAAGCGATCTTCGCCGCCCACCTGGCCCTGCTCGAAGACCCGGCGCTGCTGGACGCCGCCCGCCAGAGCATCGCCCAGGGACGTGCCGCCACCCACGCCTGGAGCGATGCCATCGGTGAACAGTGCGAGATCCTGCTGCAACTGGGCAATGCCCTGCTCGCCGAACGCGCCAACGACCTGCGCGACCTGCAACAACGGGTCCTGCGCGCCCTGCTCGGCGAGGCCTGGCATTACCAGCTGCCGGCTGGCGCCATAGTCGCGGCCCACGAATTGACCCCATCCGATCTGCTGCAACTGAGCGAGCAAGGCGCCGTTGGCCTGTGCATGGCCGCTGGCGGCGCTACCTCCCACGTGGCGATCCTGGCCCGGGGCAAGGGTCTGCCCTGCCTGGTGGCCCTGGGCTCGGAGCTTCTCGATGTGCCTCAAGGCCAACAGGTGGTGCTGAACGCCGATCAGGGTCGCCTGGAACTGACGCCGGACAGCGCCCGTATCGAACAGGTCCGGCAGAGCCATCTACTGCGCCAGCAACGGCGCGAGCAACAACAGCAACAGGCCCAGTTGCCGGCCATGACCCTCGATGGCCAGGCGATCGAAGTCGCCGCCAATGTCGCCTCCAGCCAGGAAGCCGAGAACGCCCATGCCAACGGTGCCGACGGCGTCGGCCTGCTGCGTACCGAGTTTCTGTTCGTCGACCGGCATACCGCCCCCGATGAGCAGGAGCAGCGCCAGGCCTATCAGGCCGTGCTCGATGCCATGGGCGACAAGTCGGTGATCATCCGCACCATAGACGTGGGCGGCGACAAGCAACTGGACTACCTGCCGTTGCCGGTGGAAACCAACCCGGTGCTCGGCCTGCGTGGCATTCGCCTGGCCCAGGCCCGCCCGGAACTGCTGGACCAGCAACTGCGGGCCCTGCTGCAGGTCAGCCCGCTGCGACGCTGCCGCATCCTGCTGCCGATGGTCAGCGAGCTCGACGAACTGCTGCATATCCGCGAGCGCATCGACTGCCTGTGCGCCGAGTTGGGGATCGGCCAGCGCCCGGAGCTGGGGGTGATGATCGAAGTCCCGGCCGCCGCCCTGCTCGCCGAGCAACTGGCCGAATACGCCGACTTCCTCTCCATCGGCACCAACGACCTGTCGCAATACACCCTGGCCATGGACCGTGACCATGCCGGCCTGGCCGCGCGGGTCGATGCCCTGCACCCGGCGTTGCTACGGCTGATCGCCCAGACCTGCGCTGGCGCGGCCAGGCATGGGCGCTGGGTCGGCGTGTGCGGCGCGCTGGCCTCCGATCCGCTGGCGACGCCGGTGCTGGTCGGCCTGGGGGTCAGCGAGCTGTCGGTGAGCCCGCCGCAAGTGGGCGAGATCAAGGAACGGGTCCGCCAACTGGACGCCGCCGAATGCCGGTGTCTCAGCCACGACCTGCTGAACCTGAGCAGTGCCTCGGCGGTGCGCCATGCCTGCCACCAACACTGGCCCCTGAGCTGA
- a CDS encoding SIS domain-containing protein yields the protein MTSKMLEEALSSAAAVEGQLQHLDPQLIEVAGRLNRQPPQVVMTVARGSSDHAASYFAYLTMQQLGFPVASLPMSVVTMQQAPLRVSGQAAFAFSQSGQSPDLVNSMRLLRKRGALSVAMVNAQDTPLEAASEFCLPLHAGAERSVAATKSFIATLSASARLIAHWKQDAQLLEAGLALPQGLREAATQDWSPAVEALRDSQRLMVIGRGAGFAIAQEAALKLKETSAIQAEAFSSAEVRHGPMALIGNNYPLLVFAPRGAEQAGLISLAADMRQRGARVLLAAPDDIAERDLTLSRAEHPALDPILAIQSFYGMAASLAEARGMDPDQPRHLSKVTRTH from the coding sequence TTGACTTCAAAAATGCTTGAAGAGGCGCTGTCCTCTGCCGCGGCCGTCGAAGGCCAGTTGCAGCACCTGGACCCGCAATTGATCGAAGTGGCCGGGCGCCTGAACCGCCAGCCACCACAGGTGGTGATGACCGTCGCCCGTGGCAGCTCCGACCATGCCGCCAGCTACTTCGCCTACCTGACCATGCAGCAGCTGGGCTTCCCGGTCGCGTCCTTGCCGATGTCGGTGGTGACCATGCAACAGGCGCCACTGCGGGTCAGCGGCCAGGCGGCATTCGCCTTTTCCCAGTCCGGGCAGAGCCCCGATCTGGTCAACAGCATGCGGCTGCTGCGCAAGCGCGGGGCCTTGAGCGTGGCTATGGTTAATGCCCAGGACACCCCGCTGGAAGCCGCCAGCGAGTTCTGCCTGCCGCTGCACGCCGGCGCCGAACGCAGCGTGGCGGCGACCAAGAGCTTTATCGCCACTCTCAGCGCCAGCGCCCGCCTGATCGCCCATTGGAAACAGGACGCGCAATTGCTGGAAGCCGGCCTCGCCCTGCCCCAGGGACTGCGCGAGGCCGCGACCCAGGACTGGAGCCCGGCCGTCGAGGCCCTGCGCGATAGCCAGCGGCTGATGGTGATCGGCCGCGGCGCCGGCTTCGCCATCGCCCAGGAAGCGGCGCTGAAACTCAAGGAAACCTCGGCGATCCAGGCCGAAGCCTTCAGCAGCGCGGAAGTTCGCCACGGCCCGATGGCGCTGATCGGCAACAACTACCCGCTGCTGGTGTTCGCCCCACGGGGAGCGGAACAGGCCGGCCTGATCAGCCTCGCCGCCGACATGCGCCAGCGTGGCGCCCGGGTGCTGCTGGCGGCGCCGGACGACATCGCCGAGCGCGACCTGACCCTGAGCCGGGCCGAACACCCGGCGCTCGATCCGATCCTGGCGATCCAGAGTTTCTACGGCATGGCCGCGAGCCTTGCCGAGGCCCGCGGCATGGACCCGGACCAGCCACGGCACCTGAGCAAAGTGACCCGTACCCACTGA